From a single Lactococcus allomyrinae genomic region:
- a CDS encoding alpha-mannosidase, with protein sequence MKKKTVHIISHSHWDREWYMAYEEHHMRLINLVDDLLELFKTDSDFDSFHLDGQTIILDDYLQVRPEREAEVRAAIAAGKLRIGPFYILQDDFLISPESNVRNMLIGRKESERFGAPVELGYFPDTFGNMGQTPQLMKQARLDVAAFGRGVKPIGFDNQVLAQSEEAYTSQFSEMWWEGPDGTKILGILFANWYSNGNEIPAEKKAAIEFWKQKLTDVEKFASTSHLLMMNGVDHQPVQKDLSAAIRLANELFPDYEFVHSNWPKYLEAVKSDLPENLSTVNGELTSQETDGWYTLANTASSRVYLKQFNTKVERKLENIAEPLSSLAYRLTGEYPHDKLTYAWKTLLQNHPHDSICGCSLDEVHREMMTRFEKSESVADYLIEDALITLSKGISFEGEHPFVVFNTSGHKKTGEVDVEVVLTRKLFREGLPEQLYDELKAQPKHIYKVVDSEGIAVPAEISAEEVLFDYDLPKDRFRIPYMKRFVKVKLFLNEMDALSWKTFDLVEIPEEVTTDESMISGCTIENELIKVSVSTDGSLSVTDKQLNRTFNDLLIFEDTGDIGNEYIFFQPTGTQAILSTDGLAKVSVRTDRPEIAQIQLIQTMMIPKSADELLDEEQKKVKEFHHRQAKRSIELVPFELNTVITVRKNSRKIDFETTFDNEMKDHRVRVLFPSELTEDTHEADSIYEVVKRPNSMPKTWKNPTNPQHQGAFVNLHNDDYGITIGNFGLNEYEIVNRSTIALTLLRAVGELGDWGYFPTPEAQTLGSHTFNYSLELHGRPEQRYETYKNAYAAQIPFSSVLLDSSALTENDRHTNLSHEGKVIEVDADKFAITALKRRESDNGLILRGYNLSNQNEKMEVKAETTSLNLLEEEIGEKPENLAPYEIRTLLIKEGLTNDGEDSTRQMKSPKEESN encoded by the coding sequence ATGAAAAAGAAAACAGTACACATCATTTCCCATAGTCACTGGGATAGAGAATGGTATATGGCTTATGAAGAGCACCATATGCGATTGATTAATTTGGTAGATGACTTGCTTGAGTTGTTTAAGACGGATTCTGACTTTGATAGCTTTCACTTGGATGGACAGACGATTATCTTGGATGATTATTTACAGGTTCGACCAGAGCGGGAAGCTGAGGTGCGTGCGGCGATTGCAGCCGGCAAACTTCGAATCGGTCCTTTCTATATTTTGCAGGATGATTTTCTGATTTCTCCTGAATCAAATGTACGTAATATGTTGATTGGGCGCAAGGAGTCTGAGCGTTTCGGAGCACCTGTTGAACTTGGTTATTTCCCTGATACCTTTGGTAATATGGGACAAACGCCTCAATTGATGAAACAAGCAAGGCTTGATGTGGCGGCGTTTGGACGAGGTGTGAAGCCGATTGGTTTTGATAATCAGGTGCTTGCGCAATCAGAGGAAGCCTATACTTCACAATTTTCTGAGATGTGGTGGGAAGGGCCTGATGGTACGAAAATCTTGGGGATTTTATTTGCAAACTGGTACTCTAATGGCAATGAAATTCCTGCAGAAAAAAAGGCAGCCATTGAGTTTTGGAAGCAAAAATTGACTGATGTTGAGAAATTTGCTTCAACCTCACATCTTTTGATGATGAATGGTGTTGACCACCAGCCTGTGCAAAAGGATTTAAGTGCCGCAATTAGATTGGCAAACGAACTTTTCCCCGATTATGAATTTGTTCATTCAAACTGGCCAAAATATCTGGAAGCAGTGAAATCTGATCTGCCAGAAAATTTATCAACGGTGAACGGAGAGTTGACTTCACAAGAAACAGATGGCTGGTACACGCTTGCTAATACTGCATCTAGTCGAGTTTATTTGAAGCAGTTCAATACAAAAGTTGAGCGAAAGTTAGAAAATATTGCTGAACCTCTATCGAGTTTGGCATATCGTTTGACAGGTGAATATCCGCATGATAAGTTGACTTATGCTTGGAAAACTTTGCTCCAAAATCATCCTCATGACAGTATTTGTGGATGCTCATTGGATGAGGTTCATCGTGAGATGATGACACGTTTTGAAAAATCTGAGTCTGTGGCTGACTATTTAATTGAAGATGCTTTAATCACTTTATCAAAAGGTATATCATTTGAAGGTGAACATCCTTTTGTTGTTTTCAACACATCGGGTCACAAAAAAACAGGGGAAGTTGACGTTGAGGTAGTCCTTACAAGAAAACTTTTCAGAGAAGGTTTACCAGAGCAATTATATGATGAACTGAAAGCACAACCTAAGCATATTTACAAAGTAGTTGATAGTGAGGGAATTGCAGTTCCAGCAGAAATTAGTGCTGAGGAAGTTCTTTTTGATTATGACCTTCCTAAAGACCGTTTCCGTATTCCTTATATGAAACGCTTTGTTAAAGTGAAACTATTTTTAAATGAGATGGATGCTTTGTCTTGGAAGACCTTTGATTTAGTAGAAATACCAGAAGAAGTAACTACTGATGAGAGTATGATTTCTGGTTGCACGATTGAAAATGAACTTATAAAAGTTTCTGTCAGCACTGATGGAAGTTTGTCAGTAACGGATAAACAGCTTAATCGCACATTTAATGATTTACTTATTTTTGAAGATACGGGCGATATTGGAAATGAATATATCTTTTTCCAACCTACGGGAACACAGGCGATTTTATCTACTGACGGCTTAGCCAAAGTTTCTGTCAGAACTGACAGACCTGAAATCGCACAAATTCAGCTGATACAAACGATGATGATTCCAAAATCTGCTGACGAATTGCTTGATGAAGAACAAAAGAAAGTCAAAGAATTTCATCATAGACAAGCAAAACGCTCTATAGAATTGGTGCCTTTTGAGTTGAACACAGTCATTACAGTGAGAAAAAATTCACGTAAAATTGATTTTGAAACAACTTTTGACAATGAGATGAAAGACCACCGTGTGCGCGTGCTATTTCCGTCAGAACTGACAGAAGATACGCATGAAGCTGACAGCATTTATGAAGTGGTCAAACGTCCAAATAGCATGCCAAAAACATGGAAAAATCCAACTAATCCGCAACATCAGGGCGCTTTTGTCAATCTACATAATGATGATTATGGTATAACAATTGGTAACTTTGGACTCAATGAATATGAAATTGTTAATCGTTCAACTATTGCACTGACACTTCTGAGAGCAGTGGGTGAGTTAGGAGATTGGGGATATTTCCCAACGCCAGAAGCACAAACACTTGGGTCACACACTTTTAATTACAGTTTAGAGCTTCACGGCAGACCTGAGCAGCGTTATGAAACATATAAAAATGCTTATGCTGCACAGATTCCATTCTCGTCAGTTCTCCTTGATTCGTCAGCACTGACAGAAAACGATAGGCATACTAATTTATCTCATGAAGGAAAAGTTATCGAAGTTGATGCTGATAAATTTGCAATTACAGCTTTGAAGCGCCGCGAGAGCGATAATGGATTGATTTTGAGAGGTTATAATTTATCAAATCAAAATGAAAAAATGGAAGTCAAAGCAGAAACGACTTCACTAAATTTACTTGAAGAAGAAATCGGAGAAAAACCAGAAAATCTCGCTCCTTATGAGATTAGAACCTTGTTGATAAAAGAAGGTCTAACTAATGATGGAGAAGATTCTACTCGGCAGATGAAATCTCCGAAGGAGGAATCAAATTGA
- a CDS encoding glycoside hydrolase family 125 protein: MNEITNLCGIEHKNWAVNFNQSFSNTLETTVKRYDDGSTFLLTGDIPAMWLRDSTAQLRPYLVLAKDDKDILKMIAGLVQKQFFFINLDPYANAFNEAANGAGHQTDHTNFNENRNWIWERKYEIDSLCYPVQLAYLLYKNTGSTAHFDENFVNGVQKILEVFKTEINHEQSPYRFTRDTERKEDTLTREGRGAEVAYTGMTWSGFRPSDDACEYGYLVPSNMFAVVILGYIKSIFSEIIENTELASEADELQRTIQQGLDEFARVKNEAGQEIWAYDVDGLGHQAIMDDSNVPNLIAAPYLGYCDSDDELYLNTRRTMLSKENPYYYEGKFARGIGSSHTPENYVWPIALAMEGMTTKDKLEKERILNHLVATDAGTHLMHEGFDVDNPDHYTREWFSWANMMFCELVMDYFDIRVEI; the protein is encoded by the coding sequence ATGAATGAAATCACAAATTTATGTGGTATAGAACACAAAAATTGGGCAGTTAATTTTAATCAATCATTTTCTAATACGTTGGAAACAACCGTAAAACGATATGATGATGGCAGTACCTTTCTCTTGACGGGTGATATTCCAGCAATGTGGCTGCGAGACTCGACAGCTCAATTACGTCCTTATCTTGTCCTTGCTAAAGATGATAAGGATATTTTAAAGATGATTGCTGGTTTGGTTCAAAAACAATTCTTCTTTATTAACCTTGACCCTTATGCAAATGCTTTTAATGAAGCGGCTAATGGCGCTGGACACCAGACTGACCATACTAATTTTAATGAAAATAGGAATTGGATCTGGGAGAGAAAATACGAGATTGACTCGCTTTGTTATCCAGTACAGCTTGCTTATTTACTTTATAAGAATACAGGGTCGACAGCTCATTTTGACGAAAATTTTGTAAATGGTGTCCAGAAAATATTGGAAGTGTTCAAGACAGAAATAAATCATGAACAATCTCCTTATCGTTTTACCCGTGATACTGAACGTAAAGAGGACACTTTGACACGGGAGGGGCGAGGTGCTGAGGTTGCTTATACAGGGATGACTTGGTCAGGTTTTAGACCGAGTGATGATGCTTGTGAATATGGATATCTTGTTCCATCAAATATGTTTGCGGTAGTGATATTAGGATATATCAAATCAATATTTAGTGAAATTATAGAAAATACAGAGCTTGCGAGTGAGGCGGATGAATTGCAACGAACGATTCAACAAGGACTAGATGAATTTGCTAGGGTTAAAAATGAAGCGGGGCAAGAAATTTGGGCTTACGATGTTGATGGTTTGGGGCATCAAGCAATTATGGATGACAGCAATGTACCAAACTTAATCGCAGCTCCTTATTTAGGTTATTGTGATTCCGACGACGAGCTTTATTTGAACACAAGAAGAACGATGTTGAGTAAGGAAAATCCTTATTACTATGAAGGAAAGTTTGCGCGTGGTATTGGTTCAAGTCACACGCCAGAAAATTATGTTTGGCCTATCGCTCTCGCGATGGAAGGGATGACTACAAAAGATAAGCTTGAAAAAGAGCGGATTTTAAATCACTTGGTTGCGACAGATGCTGGAACACATCTCATGCACGAGGGATTTGATGTGGATAATCCAGATCATTATACACGTGAGTGGTTTAGTTGGGCGAATATGATGTTTTGCGAACTTGTCATGGATTACTTTGATATTCGTGTTGAGATATGA
- a CDS encoding GH92 family glycosyl hydrolase, with the protein MNLSTIDTRHATANSGSFSHGNCLPYTGLPWGMNYFAPSTADNKGAWWFHPEDQTFEGYRLTHQPSPWMGDFSHFTMTPVAGYLPETSLWHTISSYRPREAVMTPAQIKLTQLRYQITSRLIPSMYGGVLEMEFNNSAVQDNALMLHLPGKYELSVLTENEIAFSVVNFAGCEDKDFKFYVVMAFDNPVSTDKNSVSADRKCSGTDGAVRIDFGAVSKQIVRFGTSFISYDQAKLNLSREQEWSVENYLENAEKAWNEQLSKIEIEHHDASQVSTFYHNLYRAFLFPQTFYEFDQKGKKIHYDTFDKSVKSGPLYTNNGFWDTFRTVYPLYSLIAVEQYGDMLEGFLNSYRETGFLPKWLSPDERGLMPGTLIDAVIADAAAKGIRPDLMPEFLSAMKKSATVQSDNPNYGRQGTADYLKYGYVPLAHHESVNHTLDYSFSDYCISRVAKVVGDNETADFYAKQALNYRNIFDKTTGFMRAKDENGEFRPDFLDVRWGRDYAEGSAWQTSWSVFQDFAGLINLHGGADNFEQKLIELCNQRPNFNVEGYGFEIHEMSEMAALEFGQVAISNQPSFHYPYLFSYIGKPWMAQPLIKNLLTQAFDDTPNGYPGDEDNGTMAAWYIFSSLGFYPVTAASLEYVIGLPLWDKAVMHLSSGKDLTILSEPNQPQQMFVQSVSTDKKTVSTTFFRHDDLMAGGEIKFELGIVPNPQQYKDSELPYSLSK; encoded by the coding sequence ATGAACCTCAGCACAATTGACACACGTCATGCAACAGCAAATTCAGGGAGTTTTTCTCACGGAAATTGTTTGCCCTACACTGGACTGCCTTGGGGAATGAATTATTTTGCCCCTTCAACGGCCGATAACAAGGGAGCATGGTGGTTTCATCCAGAAGACCAAACGTTTGAGGGCTATCGTCTGACGCATCAGCCAAGTCCGTGGATGGGAGATTTTTCGCATTTTACGATGACGCCTGTGGCAGGCTATTTGCCTGAAACATCACTCTGGCACACGATTTCATCGTATCGTCCGAGAGAAGCTGTGATGACCCCTGCACAGATAAAATTGACACAGTTGCGCTATCAAATCACTTCACGCTTGATTCCATCAATGTATGGTGGTGTTTTGGAAATGGAATTCAACAATTCAGCAGTTCAGGACAATGCGCTAATGTTGCATTTACCTGGAAAATATGAGCTGTCAGTACTGACAGAAAACGAAATCGCCTTTTCAGTCGTGAATTTTGCAGGATGTGAGGACAAAGATTTCAAATTCTACGTTGTCATGGCATTTGATAATCCTGTCAGTACTGACAAAAATTCGGTAAGTGCTGACAGAAAATGCTCAGGCACTGACGGCGCTGTCAGAATTGATTTTGGAGCGGTCAGTAAGCAAATTGTCCGTTTTGGCACTTCATTTATCTCATATGACCAAGCAAAATTAAATCTTTCAAGAGAACAAGAATGGTCAGTTGAAAACTATTTGGAAAACGCCGAAAAAGCATGGAATGAACAGCTTTCTAAGATTGAGATTGAACATCATGACGCAAGTCAAGTCTCAACTTTTTACCACAATTTGTATCGGGCTTTCTTATTCCCACAGACTTTTTATGAATTTGACCAGAAGGGAAAGAAAATTCATTATGACACCTTTGACAAGTCGGTCAAATCTGGTCCACTCTACACCAATAATGGTTTTTGGGACACTTTCCGCACCGTCTATCCGCTTTACTCGCTCATCGCTGTGGAGCAATACGGCGATATGCTCGAAGGCTTCTTAAATTCTTACCGTGAAACAGGATTTTTGCCGAAATGGTTGTCACCTGACGAGCGCGGTTTAATGCCAGGTACCTTGATTGACGCAGTCATCGCAGATGCCGCAGCAAAGGGGATTCGTCCAGATTTGATGCCTGAGTTTTTGAGCGCAATGAAAAAATCAGCGACCGTGCAATCTGACAATCCGAACTACGGGCGGCAAGGGACAGCGGATTATTTGAAATACGGATATGTGCCGCTTGCCCACCACGAATCGGTCAATCACACATTGGATTATTCTTTTTCGGATTATTGTATTTCACGTGTTGCAAAAGTTGTTGGAGATAATGAAACGGCAGATTTTTACGCCAAACAAGCACTCAACTATCGTAATATTTTTGATAAAACGACTGGATTTATGCGAGCAAAAGACGAAAATGGCGAATTTCGACCTGATTTTCTTGATGTTCGCTGGGGGCGTGATTATGCAGAAGGTTCTGCTTGGCAAACCTCTTGGTCTGTCTTTCAAGACTTCGCTGGCTTGATAAATTTGCACGGTGGAGCAGATAATTTTGAACAGAAATTGATTGAGCTTTGCAATCAGCGACCAAACTTCAATGTTGAAGGATATGGCTTTGAAATCCACGAGATGAGTGAGATGGCAGCGCTGGAGTTCGGGCAAGTCGCAATTTCCAATCAGCCAAGTTTCCACTATCCTTACCTGTTCAGCTACATCGGCAAGCCTTGGATGGCGCAACCTTTGATTAAAAATCTGCTCACGCAAGCGTTTGACGATACGCCAAACGGCTATCCAGGAGACGAGGATAATGGCACAATGGCGGCATGGTATATCTTTTCGAGCCTTGGTTTTTATCCTGTGACTGCTGCTTCGCTTGAGTATGTGATTGGGCTGCCTTTATGGGATAAAGCTGTGATGCATTTGAGTTCAGGCAAAGATTTGACGATTCTGTCAGAGCCAAATCAGCCACAGCAAATGTTTGTTCAATCTGTCAGCACTGACAAAAAAACGGTCAGTACAACATTTTTCCGTCATGATGATTTAATGGCTGGTGGAGAAATAAAATTTGAACTAGGCATTGTACCAAATCCGCAGCAATACAAAGATTCTGAACTTCCTTATTCTTTGAGTAAATAA
- a CDS encoding ABC transporter permease has product MVLPGAIWMIFFFYIPVLANVVAFKNFQFSPNGFLDSLMKSPWVGFKNFEFLFKSGAAFEITRNTVLYNLGFIILNLIISVTFAIIMSELRNKRLVKVYQTMTLLPYFLSWVVIGYFVYAFLSVDKGLVNQWLTGHGGTAIQWYSDPRFWPFILLFIGTWKNIGYNSIIYFATVMGIDPTYYEASMVDGATKWQQIKNITIPQLAPLITIMTILAAGRIFSADFGLFFNIPQNSGALYSVTQVLDTYIYNGLKSTGDLGTSTAAALYQSVVGFVFLMFTNWLARRVDNESALF; this is encoded by the coding sequence ATGGTATTGCCGGGTGCGATTTGGATGATTTTCTTCTTCTATATACCAGTACTTGCCAACGTTGTAGCATTCAAAAACTTTCAATTTAGTCCAAATGGTTTCCTTGATAGTCTGATGAAGAGTCCTTGGGTGGGATTCAAAAACTTTGAATTCCTGTTTAAATCAGGCGCAGCTTTTGAAATTACAAGAAATACAGTTTTGTATAACTTGGGATTTATCATCTTAAATCTGATTATCTCTGTGACTTTTGCGATTATCATGTCTGAGTTACGTAACAAGCGTTTAGTCAAAGTTTATCAGACGATGACGCTCTTACCATACTTTCTTTCTTGGGTCGTCATTGGATACTTTGTCTATGCTTTCTTGAGCGTAGACAAAGGTTTGGTTAATCAGTGGCTTACAGGACATGGTGGAACTGCAATCCAGTGGTATTCCGATCCGAGATTCTGGCCATTTATCTTGTTATTCATTGGGACATGGAAAAATATTGGCTACAATTCGATTATCTATTTTGCCACAGTAATGGGGATTGACCCTACTTACTATGAAGCATCAATGGTCGATGGTGCAACGAAATGGCAACAAATCAAAAATATTACCATTCCACAACTTGCGCCTTTGATTACCATCATGACGATTTTGGCAGCGGGACGGATTTTCTCAGCTGACTTCGGATTATTCTTCAATATTCCGCAAAACTCTGGTGCGCTTTACTCTGTGACACAAGTCCTTGATACCTATATTTATAATGGTTTAAAGAGTACGGGAGACCTTGGTACGTCAACAGCTGCTGCCCTTTATCAATCCGTTGTTGGTTTTGTCTTTCTGATGTTTACCAACTGGCTTGCACGTCGTGTTGACAACGAATCAGCATTATTCTAG
- a CDS encoding GntR family transcriptional regulator: MNVPLYQQISDELKKNIITKKIQSGEQLPTEKELSDTYKVSRITAKRALTELEQLGMVTRTRGKGTFVKSPSTSNTALLKRVLFVIPFEGMSFGDFTQGLAPALKENDTTIFITYSNYLKENTAAQIKENFDGLVYYPMHTEDYLDVLLELSLQNFPVVLLDKQIYDLGFPCVASDNFNGGEQAAQALVSLGHERIAFVMSNEEHHPHTTRNRYLGYVKVLKESHLTFHTTLDDKNVNEDSIIHLINEEQVTALICENDLVALQTMANLQAQGIDIPNDVSIIGFDNILAASLSNPPLTTIAQDFAGIGKKAGELLVEWINTGLVPNDVKIPIQLIERNTTK; this comes from the coding sequence ATGAATGTACCATTATACCAACAAATTTCTGATGAATTAAAGAAAAATATCATTACTAAAAAGATTCAATCTGGTGAGCAACTTCCTACAGAAAAAGAGCTTTCTGATACTTATAAAGTCAGTCGCATTACTGCTAAACGCGCGCTGACAGAATTGGAACAACTCGGCATGGTTACTCGGACAAGAGGAAAGGGAACTTTTGTAAAAAGTCCCAGTACAAGCAATACCGCTCTTCTTAAACGAGTTTTGTTTGTCATTCCTTTTGAGGGAATGTCTTTTGGAGATTTTACTCAGGGGCTTGCTCCTGCTTTAAAGGAAAATGATACGACTATTTTCATCACTTATTCAAACTATTTAAAAGAAAACACTGCGGCCCAAATCAAGGAAAACTTCGATGGTTTGGTTTATTATCCAATGCATACCGAAGATTATTTAGATGTTTTACTAGAACTTTCTCTTCAAAACTTCCCTGTTGTCTTGCTTGATAAGCAAATCTATGATTTGGGATTTCCTTGTGTGGCCTCTGATAACTTTAATGGTGGAGAGCAGGCTGCCCAAGCGCTTGTCAGTCTTGGACACGAGCGTATTGCCTTTGTCATGAGTAATGAAGAACATCATCCGCATACAACGCGCAATCGTTATCTCGGATATGTCAAGGTTCTAAAGGAAAGCCACTTAACTTTCCATACTACTTTAGATGATAAAAATGTAAACGAGGACTCCATTATTCACTTAATTAATGAAGAACAAGTTACAGCTTTAATCTGTGAAAACGACCTTGTCGCATTGCAAACGATGGCAAACTTACAAGCGCAAGGAATTGATATACCAAATGATGTTTCGATTATCGGATTTGATAATATCTTAGCAGCAAGTTTATCAAATCCACCACTTACAACAATTGCTCAAGATTTCGCTGGAATTGGAAAAAAAGCAGGAGAATTACTTGTAGAGTGGATTAATACTGGGCTTGTACCAAATGATGTAAAAATTCCTATTCAACTTATTGAACGAAACACAACAAAATAA
- a CDS encoding carbohydrate ABC transporter permease: MKKKKITQVSVRQFNKPVNLIFNIIIAIFALSCILPFLFVVAISVTKESAIMSHGYSFWPSQFSFDGYTFLFGQMKSQILQSLLVTVTVTVSGTILNSSIVSLYAYAISRNNFPFRKFFTIFALITMLFSPGMVATYLVTTNLLHLGDTIFALIVPSMVNVFNIIVMRTFFKRSVPDAIIESARIDGASEMRIFTQIVLPLAVPGVATISLFAALGYWNDWFNALLYIQNDNLIPLQYLLMKIQNNLQYLMQNAVAGAQLQGGLASLPGESARMAIVVVSILPIVISYPFFQRYFVRGLTIGGVKE, from the coding sequence ATGAAAAAGAAAAAAATTACCCAAGTGAGTGTGCGCCAATTTAATAAGCCTGTCAATTTGATTTTCAACATTATCATTGCTATTTTTGCACTCTCATGTATCTTACCTTTCCTGTTTGTTGTGGCAATTTCGGTAACAAAAGAATCTGCAATCATGTCGCATGGCTATAGTTTCTGGCCAAGTCAATTTAGTTTTGATGGCTACACTTTCCTCTTCGGTCAAATGAAAAGCCAAATCCTGCAATCATTGTTGGTCACTGTGACTGTTACGGTATCGGGGACAATTCTTAATTCGTCAATTGTCTCTCTATATGCCTATGCTATCTCTCGAAATAATTTTCCATTCCGCAAGTTTTTCACTATCTTTGCACTGATTACAATGCTCTTTTCACCAGGGATGGTAGCAACTTATTTGGTCACTACAAACTTACTACATCTTGGTGATACGATCTTTGCACTGATTGTCCCAAGTATGGTCAATGTTTTCAACATTATTGTTATGCGAACATTCTTTAAACGTTCTGTACCTGATGCGATTATTGAGTCTGCAAGGATTGACGGTGCAAGTGAGATGCGTATCTTTACACAAATTGTCTTACCACTTGCAGTGCCTGGTGTAGCAACGATTTCATTATTTGCAGCGCTAGGTTATTGGAATGATTGGTTCAATGCTCTGCTCTATATTCAAAATGACAATCTTATCCCATTGCAATATTTATTGATGAAAATTCAAAACAATTTGCAATATCTGATGCAAAATGCTGTTGCAGGAGCACAACTTCAAGGAGGATTAGCTTCTTTACCTGGTGAGTCTGCTCGGATGGCAATTGTTGTTGTATCTATCTTGCCTATCGTTATCTCTTATCCATTCTTCCAACGTTATTTTGTTCGAGGATTGACGATTGGAGGTGTGAAAGAATAA
- a CDS encoding ABC transporter substrate-binding protein: MKTSQKVVLGAVSVLSALTLVACGNSASAKKPSGPVTLKMYQVGDAPVNLKTLLANTNKVLEKKINAKLDIQYIGWGDWATKMNVIVSSGQNYDMSLSNGYVVNAGKGAYADLTKLLPKYAPDYYKQLSKDYIKGNEVNGKLYAVPTNANIYAQQMLTFNSAYLKKYNIDVSGIKTYADATKVMEEFHKANPSVATLAIGQGYVASGDYDYVLGNTLPFAVSTTGDGSKIVNPYDQKDFQDILKVHRQWYKEGIIPAGAATFNQGYPLNGDTWFAQVQTQGPFDYGDNALKLAANQDVQSEPITVPLITTSQAQMANFVVSNTSKHKELAVKAFNIINSDPEVLNGLVYGPEGTNWKFTGKEVAGVKQIELTSEYAKGNTHMAAWNTGNNAILYLPTTVTAEQVKERDASIAAAKTSPLLGFNFDTASVQSQITAIQNVMAKYINDINTGTVDPTTTIKKMDAELKTAGYDDVLKEMQKQYDAFKAANN; the protein is encoded by the coding sequence ATGAAAACATCACAAAAAGTCGTACTCGGCGCAGTTTCAGTGCTCTCTGCTTTGACTCTTGTTGCTTGTGGAAATTCTGCATCAGCAAAAAAGCCAAGCGGACCTGTTACGCTAAAGATGTATCAAGTTGGAGACGCACCTGTCAATCTTAAAACGTTGTTGGCGAATACGAATAAGGTTTTAGAAAAGAAAATCAACGCGAAATTGGATATTCAATATATCGGTTGGGGAGATTGGGCGACAAAGATGAACGTTATCGTTTCATCAGGTCAAAACTATGATATGTCACTCTCAAATGGTTATGTTGTTAATGCTGGGAAAGGTGCGTATGCAGATTTGACAAAGCTTTTGCCTAAATATGCGCCTGATTATTATAAACAATTGAGTAAAGATTATATCAAAGGGAATGAAGTAAATGGTAAACTTTATGCCGTCCCTACAAATGCAAATATCTATGCTCAACAAATGTTGACGTTCAATTCTGCTTATTTAAAGAAATATAATATTGATGTTTCAGGAATCAAAACTTATGCTGACGCAACAAAAGTGATGGAAGAATTCCACAAAGCTAATCCTTCAGTCGCAACACTTGCCATTGGTCAAGGTTATGTGGCTTCGGGTGATTACGACTATGTCTTAGGAAATACTCTACCATTTGCGGTATCTACCACAGGAGATGGGTCAAAGATTGTCAATCCTTATGATCAAAAAGACTTCCAAGATATTTTGAAAGTTCATCGCCAATGGTATAAAGAAGGAATCATTCCTGCCGGTGCTGCAACATTTAACCAAGGATATCCATTGAATGGGGATACATGGTTTGCTCAAGTACAGACACAAGGGCCTTTCGACTATGGAGATAATGCATTAAAATTGGCAGCCAATCAAGATGTACAATCTGAGCCTATTACCGTTCCATTGATTACAACTTCACAAGCCCAAATGGCGAACTTTGTTGTATCAAATACGTCTAAACACAAAGAATTAGCTGTTAAAGCATTTAATATTATTAATTCTGACCCTGAAGTTTTGAACGGTTTGGTTTATGGTCCAGAAGGTACAAACTGGAAGTTCACTGGTAAAGAAGTAGCAGGTGTTAAACAAATTGAATTGACATCCGAGTATGCAAAAGGTAACACTCACATGGCTGCTTGGAACACAGGAAACAACGCTATCTTGTATTTACCAACTACTGTTACGGCTGAACAAGTAAAAGAACGTGATGCCTCAATTGCGGCAGCTAAAACTTCTCCATTGCTTGGCTTTAACTTTGATACAGCCAGCGTACAATCACAAATCACAGCAATCCAAAATGTTATGGCCAAATATATCAATGACATCAATACTGGTACAGTTGACCCAACAACAACCATCAAGAAAATGGATGCAGAGCTTAAAACAGCTGGTTATGATGATGTTTTGAAAGAAATGCAAAAACAATATGATGCGTTCAAAGCAGCAAATAACTAA